Proteins from one Bos taurus isolate L1 Dominette 01449 registration number 42190680 breed Hereford chromosome 7, ARS-UCD2.0, whole genome shotgun sequence genomic window:
- the PTBP1 gene encoding polypyrimidine tract-binding protein 1 isoform 1 (isoform 1 is encoded by transcript variant 1), with protein sequence MDGIVPDIAVGTKRGSDELFSACVTNGPFIMSGTSASTANGNDSKKFKGDSRSAGVPSRVIHIRKLPGDVTEGEVISLGLPFGKVTNLLMLKGKNQAFIEMHTEEAANTMVNYYTSVTPVLRGQPIYIQFSNHKELKTDSSPNQARAQAALQAVNSVQSGNLALAASAAAVDAGMAMAGQSPVLRIIVENLFYPVTLDVLHQIFSKFGTVLKIITFTKNNQFQALLQYADPVSAQHAKLSLDGQNIYNACCTLRIDFSKLTSLNVKYNNDKSRDYTRPDLPSGDSQPSLDQTMAAAFGAPGIMSASPYAGAGFPPTFAIPQAAGLSVPNVHGALAPLAIPSAAAAAAAAGRIAIPGLAGAGNSVLLVSNLNPERVTPQSLFILFGVYGDVQRVKVLFNKKENALVQMADGSQAQLAMSHLNGHKLHGKPVRITLSKHQSVQLPREGQEDQGLTKDYGNSPLHRFKKPGSKNFQNIFPPSATLHLSNIPPSISEDDLKILFSSNGGIVKGFKFFQKDRKMALIQMGSVEEAIQALIDLHNHDLGENHHLRVSFSKSTI encoded by the exons ATGGACGG caTCGTCCCAGACATAGCAGTTGGTACAAAG CGGGGATCTGACGAACTCTTCTCTGCCTGCGTCACTAACGGACCCTTTATCATGAGCGGCACCTCGGCGTCCACAG CAAATGGAAACGACAGCAAGAAGTTCAAGGGGGACAGCAGGAGTGCGGGCGTGCCCTCCAGGGTGATCCACATCCGCAAGCTGCCCGGCGATGTCACCGAGGGGGAGGTCATTTCCCTGGGGCTGCCCTTCGGAAAGGTCACCAATCTCCTGATGCTGAAAGGGAAGAATCAG GCCTTCATCGAGATGCACACAGAAGAGGCTGCCAACACCATGGTGAACTACTACACGTCGGTGACGCCTGTGCTGCGCGGCCAGCCCATCTACATCCAGTTCTCCAACCACAAGGAGCTCAAGACAGACAGCTCCCCTAACCAGGCG CGGGCCCAGGCGGCCTTGCAGGCTGTGAACTCAGTCCAGTCAGGAAACCTGGCCCTGGCAGCCTCGGCCGCGGCGGTGGATGCGGGCATGGCCATGGCTGGCCAGAGCCCAGTGCTTAGGATCATCGTGGAGAACCTCTTCTACCCAGTGACCCTGGACGTGCTGCACCAG ATCTTCTCCAAGTTTGGCACTGTTCTTAAGATCATCACTTTCACCAAGAACAACCAGTTCCAGGCATTGCTGCAATACGCGGACCCCGTGAGCGCCCAGCACGCCAAGCTG TCGTTGGATGGCCAGAACATCTACAACGCATGCTGCACACTGCGCATCGACTTCTCCAAGCTCACCAGCCTAAACGTCAAGTATAACAACGACAAGAGCCGCGACTACACGCGCCCTGACCTGCCGTCCGGTGACAGCCAGCCCTCGCTGGACCAGACCATGGCTGCTGCCTTTG GTGCGCCTGGTATAATGTCAGCCTCTCCGTATGCAGGAGCTGGTTTCCCTCCCACCTTTGCAATTCCTCAAGCCGCAG GTCTCTCTGTTCCTAATGTGCATGGGGCTTTGGCCCCTCTGGCTATTCCGtcggcagcggcagcagcagcggcagcgggCCGGATCGCCATCCCAGGCCTGGCGGGGGCAGGCAACTCTGTCCTGCTGGTCAGCAATCTCAACCCTGAG AGAGTCACACCCCAAAGCCTCTTTATTCTTTTCG GCGTGTATGGAGATGTGCAGCGTGTGAAGGTCCTGTTCAACAAGAAGGAGAACGCCCTGGTGCAGATGGCCGATGGGAGCCAGGCACAGCTGG ccatGAGTCACCTCAATGGGCACAAGCTGCACGGAAAGCCAGTGCGCATCACACTCTCTAAGCACCAGAGCGTGCAGCTGCCCCGCGAGGGCCAGGAGGACCAGGGCCTGACCAAGGACTATGGAAACTCGCCCCTGCACCGCTTCAAGAAGCCTGGCTCCAAGAACTTCCAGAACATCTTCCCACCCTCGGCCACTCTGCACCTCTCCAACATCCC GCCCTCCATCTCTGAGGATGACCTCAAGATTCTTTTCTCCAGTAACGGCGGGATCGTCAAAGGGTTCAAGTTCTTCCA GAAGGACCGCAAGATGGCGCTGATCCAGATGGGCTCAGTGGAGGAGGCCATCCAGGCACTCATCGACCTGCACAACCATGACCTGGGTGAGAACCACCACCTGCGGGTGTCCTTCTCCAAGTCCACCATCTAG
- the PTBP1 gene encoding polypyrimidine tract-binding protein 1 isoform 2 (isoform 2 is encoded by transcript variant 2) yields MDGIVPDIAVGTKRGSDELFSACVTNGPFIMSGTSASTANGNDSKKFKGDSRSAGVPSRVIHIRKLPGDVTEGEVISLGLPFGKVTNLLMLKGKNQAFIEMHTEEAANTMVNYYTSVTPVLRGQPIYIQFSNHKELKTDSSPNQARAQAALQAVNSVQSGNLALAASAAAVDAGMAMAGQSPVLRIIVENLFYPVTLDVLHQIFSKFGTVLKIITFTKNNQFQALLQYADPVSAQHAKLSLDGQNIYNACCTLRIDFSKLTSLNVKYNNDKSRDYTRPDLPSGDSQPSLDQTMAAAFGLSVPNVHGALAPLAIPSAAAAAAAAGRIAIPGLAGAGNSVLLVSNLNPERVTPQSLFILFGVYGDVQRVKVLFNKKENALVQMADGSQAQLAMSHLNGHKLHGKPVRITLSKHQSVQLPREGQEDQGLTKDYGNSPLHRFKKPGSKNFQNIFPPSATLHLSNIPPSISEDDLKILFSSNGGIVKGFKFFQKDRKMALIQMGSVEEAIQALIDLHNHDLGENHHLRVSFSKSTI; encoded by the exons ATGGACGG caTCGTCCCAGACATAGCAGTTGGTACAAAG CGGGGATCTGACGAACTCTTCTCTGCCTGCGTCACTAACGGACCCTTTATCATGAGCGGCACCTCGGCGTCCACAG CAAATGGAAACGACAGCAAGAAGTTCAAGGGGGACAGCAGGAGTGCGGGCGTGCCCTCCAGGGTGATCCACATCCGCAAGCTGCCCGGCGATGTCACCGAGGGGGAGGTCATTTCCCTGGGGCTGCCCTTCGGAAAGGTCACCAATCTCCTGATGCTGAAAGGGAAGAATCAG GCCTTCATCGAGATGCACACAGAAGAGGCTGCCAACACCATGGTGAACTACTACACGTCGGTGACGCCTGTGCTGCGCGGCCAGCCCATCTACATCCAGTTCTCCAACCACAAGGAGCTCAAGACAGACAGCTCCCCTAACCAGGCG CGGGCCCAGGCGGCCTTGCAGGCTGTGAACTCAGTCCAGTCAGGAAACCTGGCCCTGGCAGCCTCGGCCGCGGCGGTGGATGCGGGCATGGCCATGGCTGGCCAGAGCCCAGTGCTTAGGATCATCGTGGAGAACCTCTTCTACCCAGTGACCCTGGACGTGCTGCACCAG ATCTTCTCCAAGTTTGGCACTGTTCTTAAGATCATCACTTTCACCAAGAACAACCAGTTCCAGGCATTGCTGCAATACGCGGACCCCGTGAGCGCCCAGCACGCCAAGCTG TCGTTGGATGGCCAGAACATCTACAACGCATGCTGCACACTGCGCATCGACTTCTCCAAGCTCACCAGCCTAAACGTCAAGTATAACAACGACAAGAGCCGCGACTACACGCGCCCTGACCTGCCGTCCGGTGACAGCCAGCCCTCGCTGGACCAGACCATGGCTGCTGCCTTTG GTCTCTCTGTTCCTAATGTGCATGGGGCTTTGGCCCCTCTGGCTATTCCGtcggcagcggcagcagcagcggcagcgggCCGGATCGCCATCCCAGGCCTGGCGGGGGCAGGCAACTCTGTCCTGCTGGTCAGCAATCTCAACCCTGAG AGAGTCACACCCCAAAGCCTCTTTATTCTTTTCG GCGTGTATGGAGATGTGCAGCGTGTGAAGGTCCTGTTCAACAAGAAGGAGAACGCCCTGGTGCAGATGGCCGATGGGAGCCAGGCACAGCTGG ccatGAGTCACCTCAATGGGCACAAGCTGCACGGAAAGCCAGTGCGCATCACACTCTCTAAGCACCAGAGCGTGCAGCTGCCCCGCGAGGGCCAGGAGGACCAGGGCCTGACCAAGGACTATGGAAACTCGCCCCTGCACCGCTTCAAGAAGCCTGGCTCCAAGAACTTCCAGAACATCTTCCCACCCTCGGCCACTCTGCACCTCTCCAACATCCC GCCCTCCATCTCTGAGGATGACCTCAAGATTCTTTTCTCCAGTAACGGCGGGATCGTCAAAGGGTTCAAGTTCTTCCA GAAGGACCGCAAGATGGCGCTGATCCAGATGGGCTCAGTGGAGGAGGCCATCCAGGCACTCATCGACCTGCACAACCATGACCTGGGTGAGAACCACCACCTGCGGGTGTCCTTCTCCAAGTCCACCATCTAG
- the PTBP1 gene encoding polypyrimidine tract-binding protein 1 isoform X1, which yields MSGTSASTANGNDSKKFKGDSRSAGVPSRVIHIRKLPGDVTEGEVISLGLPFGKVTNLLMLKGKNQAFIEMHTEEAANTMVNYYTSVTPVLRGQPIYIQFSNHKELKTDSSPNQARAQAALQAVNSVQSGNLALAASAAAVDAGMAMAGQSPVLRIIVENLFYPVTLDVLHQIFSKFGTVLKIITFTKNNQFQALLQYADPVSAQHAKLSLDGQNIYNACCTLRIDFSKLTSLNVKYNNDKSRDYTRPDLPSGDSQPSLDQTMAAAFGAPGIMSASPYAGAGFPPTFAIPQAAGLSVPNVHGALAPLAIPSAAAAAAAAGRIAIPGLAGAGNSVLLVSNLNPERVTPQSLFILFGVYGDVQRVKVLFNKKENALVQMADGSQAQLAMSHLNGHKLHGKPVRITLSKHQSVQLPREGQEDQGLTKDYGNSPLHRFKKPGSKNFQNIFPPSATLHLSNIPPSISEDDLKILFSSNGGIVKGFKFFQKDRKMALIQMGSVEEAIQALIDLHNHDLGENHHLRVSFSKSTI from the exons ATGAGCGGCACCTCGGCGTCCACAG CAAATGGAAACGACAGCAAGAAGTTCAAGGGGGACAGCAGGAGTGCGGGCGTGCCCTCCAGGGTGATCCACATCCGCAAGCTGCCCGGCGATGTCACCGAGGGGGAGGTCATTTCCCTGGGGCTGCCCTTCGGAAAGGTCACCAATCTCCTGATGCTGAAAGGGAAGAATCAG GCCTTCATCGAGATGCACACAGAAGAGGCTGCCAACACCATGGTGAACTACTACACGTCGGTGACGCCTGTGCTGCGCGGCCAGCCCATCTACATCCAGTTCTCCAACCACAAGGAGCTCAAGACAGACAGCTCCCCTAACCAGGCG CGGGCCCAGGCGGCCTTGCAGGCTGTGAACTCAGTCCAGTCAGGAAACCTGGCCCTGGCAGCCTCGGCCGCGGCGGTGGATGCGGGCATGGCCATGGCTGGCCAGAGCCCAGTGCTTAGGATCATCGTGGAGAACCTCTTCTACCCAGTGACCCTGGACGTGCTGCACCAG ATCTTCTCCAAGTTTGGCACTGTTCTTAAGATCATCACTTTCACCAAGAACAACCAGTTCCAGGCATTGCTGCAATACGCGGACCCCGTGAGCGCCCAGCACGCCAAGCTG TCGTTGGATGGCCAGAACATCTACAACGCATGCTGCACACTGCGCATCGACTTCTCCAAGCTCACCAGCCTAAACGTCAAGTATAACAACGACAAGAGCCGCGACTACACGCGCCCTGACCTGCCGTCCGGTGACAGCCAGCCCTCGCTGGACCAGACCATGGCTGCTGCCTTTG GTGCGCCTGGTATAATGTCAGCCTCTCCGTATGCAGGAGCTGGTTTCCCTCCCACCTTTGCAATTCCTCAAGCCGCAG GTCTCTCTGTTCCTAATGTGCATGGGGCTTTGGCCCCTCTGGCTATTCCGtcggcagcggcagcagcagcggcagcgggCCGGATCGCCATCCCAGGCCTGGCGGGGGCAGGCAACTCTGTCCTGCTGGTCAGCAATCTCAACCCTGAG AGAGTCACACCCCAAAGCCTCTTTATTCTTTTCG GCGTGTATGGAGATGTGCAGCGTGTGAAGGTCCTGTTCAACAAGAAGGAGAACGCCCTGGTGCAGATGGCCGATGGGAGCCAGGCACAGCTGG ccatGAGTCACCTCAATGGGCACAAGCTGCACGGAAAGCCAGTGCGCATCACACTCTCTAAGCACCAGAGCGTGCAGCTGCCCCGCGAGGGCCAGGAGGACCAGGGCCTGACCAAGGACTATGGAAACTCGCCCCTGCACCGCTTCAAGAAGCCTGGCTCCAAGAACTTCCAGAACATCTTCCCACCCTCGGCCACTCTGCACCTCTCCAACATCCC GCCCTCCATCTCTGAGGATGACCTCAAGATTCTTTTCTCCAGTAACGGCGGGATCGTCAAAGGGTTCAAGTTCTTCCA GAAGGACCGCAAGATGGCGCTGATCCAGATGGGCTCAGTGGAGGAGGCCATCCAGGCACTCATCGACCTGCACAACCATGACCTGGGTGAGAACCACCACCTGCGGGTGTCCTTCTCCAAGTCCACCATCTAG